One part of the Rutidosis leptorrhynchoides isolate AG116_Rl617_1_P2 chromosome 1, CSIRO_AGI_Rlap_v1, whole genome shotgun sequence genome encodes these proteins:
- the LOC139878943 gene encoding phosphatidylglycerophosphate phosphatase PTPMT2-like encodes MKIEDLDDSSIIERTVDYDYKRQIVAVDAKRALVGAGARILFYPTLLYNVFRNKIQSEFRWWDQVDQFILLGAVPFPKDVPRLKQLDVGGVITLNEPYETLVPSSLYRAHGIDHLVIPTRDYLFAPSFVDIDRAVNFIHMNATRGKTTYVHCKAGRGRSTTIVLCYLVEYKNMTPASALEYVRSRRPRVLLAPSQWKAVQEYKHWRSVSNTSPASSGDAVLITKADLEGYHCPSQGNELALVPRVARAGPMIAKLSCLFASLKVSSVSGPLSLKLTETPAC; translated from the exons ATGAAGATCGAAGATTTGGATGATTCATCTATCATTGAACGTACCGTTGACTATGATTATAAACGGCAAATCGTTGCCGTTGATGCTAAGCGTGCGTTAGTCGGTGCCGGAGCTCGGATCCTGTTTTACCCGACGCTTTTGTATAATGTTTTCCGTAATAAAATTCAATCTGAATTTAGGTGGTGGGATCAAGTTGATCAG TTTATATTGCTGGGTGCTGTTCCGTTCCCCAAGGACGTTCCACGGTTGAAGCAGCTTGATGTTGGTGGTGTCATCACTCTTAACGAACCGTATGAAACTCTGGTTCCTTCATCTTTATATCGG GCTCATGGGATTGACCATCTTGTTATTCCTACCCGAGACTACCTATTTGCTCCTTCGTTTGTGGACATTGATCGAGCCGTAAACTTCATTCACA TGAATGCGACACGTGGTAAAACCACATATGTGCACTGCAAAGCTGGTAGAGGAAGAAGCACAACCATCGTACTCTGTTATTTG GTTGAATATAAGAACATGACCCCAGCTTCTGCGTTGGAATATGTGCGATCTAGGCGGCCTAGAGTGCTCTTGGCACCCTCTCAATGGAAG GCGGTGCAAGAATACAAGCATTGGCGGTCAGTGTCAAATACTAGTCCCGCATCATCAGGTGATGCTGTGTTGATAACGAAAGCGGATTTGGAAGGGTATCATTGCCCGTCACAAGGGAATGAATTGGCGCTGGTGCCAAGGGTGGCAAGAGCGGGTCCCATGATAGCAAAACTCTCGTGTCTCTTTGCATCGTTGAAAGTGTCTAGCGTCTCGGGTCCTCTCAGTTTGAAACTAACCGAGACGCCTGCTTGTTAG